A section of the Pygocentrus nattereri isolate fPygNat1 chromosome 18, fPygNat1.pri, whole genome shotgun sequence genome encodes:
- the LOC108433198 gene encoding trace amine-associated receptor 13c-like, with amino-acid sequence MESKHYSQNITVQYCFPYINSSCRKEVRTGPAYIFLFIFLSCVSVFTVFLNLLVIISISHFKQLHTPTNLLILSLAVADLLVGMFVMPVNNMQLIDSCWYLGEMACTVSLVVSFMSISGSLCSLVLIAVDRYIALTDPLLYSMKITVCKTVLLIIIGWSFFLLYILIYLYSHDHLLSSEIFTSCYGECVIYVKYYWMFVDLVVCFLAPCSVILVLYSIIFKVAQRQAKAVKAVMTGASNNHGAQSSNVSETKAAKTLSITVFVYLACYIPYYIGSLTDNNLTSSSMVWTVFSWLIYMTSSFNPLIYAIFYPWFRASVKYVLTCKIFVYPSSRLNLFPKHV; translated from the coding sequence ATGGAGAGCAAACACTATAGTCAAAACATCACAGTTCAGTACTGCTTTCCTTACATAAACTCATCTTGCAGGAAGGAGGTGCGAACAGGTCCTGCTTatatatttctgttcatttttctctcatgtgtatctgtgttcactgtgtttctgaacctgctggtgatcatctccatctctcacttcaAGCAGCTCCACACTCCCACCAACctgctcatcctctctctggctgtggCGGATCTTCTCGTGGGAATGTTTGTTATGCCTGTGAATAACATGCAATTAATAGATTCCTGTTGGTATCTTGGAGAAATGGCATGCACTGTGTCTTTAGTGGTCAGTTTTATGTCAATATCAGGGTCACTCTGTAGCCTGGTTCTCATTGCAGTTGATCGGTACATTGCTCTCACTGACCCTCTGCTTTATTCCATGAAAATCACAGTTTGTAAAACTGTCTTGTTGATCATAATAGGCTGGTCATTTTTTCTGTTGTACATTTTAATCTATTTATACTCTCATGACCATTTACTTTCATCTGAAATATTCACTTCATGCTATGGAGAGTGTGTGATCTATGTTAAATATTACTGGATGTTTGTTGACCTTGTAGTTTGTTTTCTAGCCCCCTGCTCTGTCATACTGGTTTtatattcaatcatttttaaagtgGCACAACGTCAAGCTAAAGCTGTTAAAGCTGTGATGACCGGTGCCTCAAACAATCATGGAGCTCAATCCTCAAATGTTTCTGAAACCAAAGCAGCAAAGACATTAAGCATTACAGTATTTGTTTATCTTGCTTGTTATATACCTTATTATATAGGTTCTCTGACAGATAATAACCTGACCTCTTCATCAATGGTGTGGACTGTTTTTAGCTGGCTGATATACATGACCTCATCCTTTAATCCACTAATATATGCCATTTTCTACCCATGGTTCAGAGCATCAGTGAAGTATGTTTTAACttgtaaaatatttgtatatCCATCTTCAAGGTTAAATTTGTTCCCAAAGCATGTTTAA